In Deltaproteobacteria bacterium, the following proteins share a genomic window:
- a CDS encoding LLM class F420-dependent oxidoreductase yields the protein MKLGLSVGYSGGNVSLPLDRIQEAEQLGYDSVWTAEAYGSDAVTPLAYIAAKTSRIKLGTGIMQIAARTPAMCGMTMATLDALAGGGRVLVGLGLSGPQVIEGWHGMPYDKPLARLREYVAILRQIWAREKPVALAGKAYQLPYQGPGATGLGKPLKSILHTNRLPIYLATMQPNSIRLTAEIADGWLPIWFSPYRMEMFRADIEEGFKKAGNGKSWKDFDIAAGCTVVLGDDVKACLAQLKPTLALYVGGMGAKNKNFHNEMVSKYGYGDMAAKIQELYLSGRKAEATALVPDELCDEMSLCGPEARIRQRYKAWEECGASTMLIQTGQREAMQLMADVAGAKQQ from the coding sequence GTGAAACTTGGGCTCAGCGTTGGCTATTCTGGAGGAAATGTTTCCCTCCCTCTCGATCGCATTCAGGAGGCGGAGCAACTCGGGTACGATTCGGTCTGGACCGCAGAAGCCTACGGGTCGGATGCCGTCACGCCCCTCGCCTATATCGCGGCGAAGACGAGCCGCATCAAACTTGGCACCGGCATCATGCAAATAGCGGCGCGCACTCCCGCCATGTGCGGCATGACGATGGCCACGCTGGATGCCCTCGCTGGGGGTGGTCGTGTCCTCGTCGGCCTCGGGCTCTCTGGGCCGCAAGTGATTGAAGGTTGGCACGGCATGCCATACGACAAGCCGCTGGCGCGACTGCGTGAGTATGTCGCTATCCTGCGGCAAATCTGGGCGCGGGAAAAGCCGGTGGCGCTCGCAGGCAAAGCCTATCAGCTTCCGTACCAAGGACCTGGGGCAACCGGGCTCGGCAAGCCCCTCAAGTCGATCCTGCATACCAACCGGCTCCCGATCTATCTCGCGACCATGCAACCCAACAGTATTCGTCTGACCGCAGAAATTGCGGATGGCTGGCTGCCGATTTGGTTCTCGCCCTATCGCATGGAGATGTTCCGCGCCGACATTGAGGAGGGTTTTAAGAAAGCGGGAAACGGCAAGTCATGGAAGGATTTCGATATCGCGGCCGGCTGCACGGTCGTCCTGGGCGACGACGTGAAAGCCTGTCTGGCGCAGCTCAAACCGACGCTTGCCCTCTACGTCGGCGGCATGGGTGCAAAGAATAAGAATTTCCACAACGAGATGGTATCGAAATATGGCTACGGCGACATGGCCGCAAAGATTCAGGAACTCTACCTCTCCGGGCGGAAAGCCGAAGCCACCGCGCTGGTGCCGGATGAGCTGTGCGACGAGATGTCCCTCTGCGGTCCCGAGGCGCGCATCCGTCAGCGCTATAAAGCGTGGGAAGAATGTGGTGCCTCGACAATGTTAATCCAGACCGGCCAGCGCGAGGCGATGCAGTTGATGGCGGATGTCGCTGGAGCAAAGCAGCAGTAG
- a CDS encoding BrnT family toxin translates to MRIDDIVWLPHFVDKLAWKHQVVPEEVEEVLLFGNPQYRKVQKGHVPGENLYAAYGQTLMGRYLVIFFVYKLTHEALIISARTMDAKEKRQYAKK, encoded by the coding sequence ATGCGGATCGACGATATTGTCTGGTTACCTCACTTTGTCGATAAACTGGCGTGGAAGCATCAGGTCGTTCCGGAAGAAGTCGAAGAGGTATTATTATTTGGTAATCCCCAGTATCGCAAGGTGCAGAAGGGCCATGTTCCTGGAGAAAATCTGTATGCTGCTTATGGTCAGACCCTCATGGGACGTTACCTCGTCATATTTTTTGTCTATAAATTGACACACGAAGCGCTTATTATCAGTGCCCGCACTATGGATGCAAAAGAGAAAAGGCAATATGCCAAAAAGTAA
- a CDS encoding LLM class flavin-dependent oxidoreductase, with protein MSRLGIVLYHGIDNGAELKEYGRLAEDNGFTSLWVTERYFHEETFSMLGFLAAATERIKLGVGVVNPYTRNPALLAMAGATLDRLSSGRFLLGLGRSEPQVIQDKIGIPYGNSRAALTETVQHLRKLFAGERVIAQEGRYKFGNVRLATTPVQAQLPLYLSGIGQKGLRLIGEIADGAVLNAYVPPAYVRYAVQEIRDAATAAGRDPQVIDITCMLVVRLTNDPASLYPTLKQRLVRLLEEPHVGEILLDKGGFDPSILPALRAVIEQEGEKAAVGFISDAMVEAFYVAGPADYCKARIEEYRQAGVNEPLLLPRLEDFRRVAETLRV; from the coding sequence ATGTCTCGCCTCGGAATCGTCCTCTATCACGGCATCGACAACGGCGCTGAGCTGAAAGAATACGGTCGTCTGGCCGAAGACAACGGCTTCACGTCCCTCTGGGTCACGGAGCGCTACTTCCACGAAGAAACCTTTTCCATGCTTGGCTTTCTGGCGGCAGCGACAGAGCGGATCAAGCTCGGCGTCGGCGTGGTCAATCCGTACACGCGCAATCCCGCGCTGCTGGCGATGGCCGGCGCGACACTCGACCGTCTCTCCAGCGGTCGTTTTCTCTTGGGACTCGGCAGAAGCGAGCCCCAAGTCATCCAGGACAAGATCGGGATTCCCTACGGGAACTCGCGCGCGGCGTTGACGGAAACTGTGCAGCATCTGCGAAAATTGTTCGCCGGTGAAAGAGTCATTGCTCAGGAAGGGCGCTACAAATTCGGCAACGTCCGGTTGGCGACCACCCCAGTACAAGCCCAGCTTCCGCTCTATCTGTCCGGCATCGGTCAGAAAGGCTTGCGTTTGATCGGAGAAATCGCCGACGGCGCGGTGCTCAATGCCTACGTGCCACCGGCCTACGTCCGCTATGCCGTGCAAGAAATCCGCGACGCAGCGACAGCAGCAGGGCGCGACCCGCAGGTGATCGACATCACCTGTATGCTCGTCGTGCGGCTGACGAACGATCCAGCCAGTCTGTACCCGACCTTGAAGCAGCGCCTCGTTCGTTTACTTGAAGAGCCGCACGTGGGAGAAATCCTCCTCGACAAAGGTGGGTTCGATCCCTCGATCCTGCCGGCCTTACGCGCAGTGATCGAACAGGAGGGAGAGAAAGCCGCCGTCGGTTTCATCTCCGATGCGATGGTCGAGGCATTCTATGTCGCCGGTCCGGCAGACTACTGCAAAGCGCGGATCGAGGAATATCGACAGGCTGGAGTGAATGAGCCGCTGCTGCTGCCACGGTTGGAGGATTTTCGGAGGGTAGCAGAGACGTTGAGGGTGTAG
- a CDS encoding tetratricopeptide repeat protein, producing the protein MKWRYMQHCCHSLGELWLTKGDAEKALQFADECLQLAEPTESRKNIVKGWRLRGQAFCMQGKLVEAEAVLLKALTLAQEVGNPPQLWKTYQALGELYEKQESKDQARSAYASAIEVIEKVASRLQDQEIKQTFLAARPVQEIRSKVV; encoded by the coding sequence ATGAAGTGGCGCTATATGCAGCACTGCTGTCATAGTCTCGGAGAGCTGTGGCTCACCAAAGGAGATGCCGAGAAGGCGCTACAATTCGCTGATGAATGTCTGCAACTGGCCGAGCCCACGGAAAGCCGCAAGAACATCGTCAAAGGCTGGCGCTTGCGGGGTCAGGCGTTTTGCATGCAGGGAAAACTGGTGGAGGCGGAAGCCGTGCTGCTGAAAGCTCTCACGCTTGCGCAGGAAGTCGGCAACCCGCCGCAACTGTGGAAGACCTACCAGGCATTGGGTGAGTTGTACGAGAAGCAAGAGAGCAAAGACCAAGCGCGGTCGGCCTACGCCAGCGCGATCGAAGTGATCGAAAAAGTCGCGAGCCGGTTGCAGGACCAGGAGATCAAGCAGACGTTCTTGGCCGCGCGACCAGTGCAGGAGATACGGAGCAAGGTAGTTTAG